In Streptococcus oralis, a single window of DNA contains:
- the rpmF gene encoding 50S ribosomal protein L32, whose amino-acid sequence MAVPARRTSKAKKNKRRTHYKVTAPSVNFDETTGDYSRSHRVSLKGYYKGRKIAKAASAE is encoded by the coding sequence ATGGCAGTACCTGCACGTCGCACTTCAAAAGCGAAGAAAAACAAACGTCGTACACACTACAAAGTAACAGCTCCATCTGTAAACTTTGACGAAACTACTGGAGATTACTCACGTTCTCACCGCGTATCACTTAAAGGATACTACAAAGGACGTAAAATCGCTAAAGCTGCATCAGCTGAATAA
- the rpmG gene encoding 50S ribosomal protein L33, with protein MRVNITLEHKESGERLYLTSKNKRNTPDRLQLKKYSPKLRKHVVFTEVK; from the coding sequence ATGCGCGTAAATATCACACTTGAACACAAAGAATCTGGTGAACGCTTGTACCTTACTTCTAAAAACAAACGTAACACTCCAGACCGTCTTCAATTGAAGAAATACTCACCAAAACTTCGCAAGCACGTTGTGTTTACAGAGGTTAAATAG